The Cognatishimia activa nucleotide sequence CGTTTCTGACAGGTGGTTTCATCATTGGCCGCATGCGTGCCAAAGGTGCTCGGTCGGTTCAAGACTGGCTGACGGACCAATTCGGCTCAGTCGGGACGGGCTGCTACAACCTTGTCATCGCCCTACGTCTTTTGTCCGAGGTCTTTGCGAACCTGATCGTCGTCGGCCTGATTTTCTCGGCTGCTCTGCCCGGGGTTGGTTTTGCCGAAGTCGGCAGCATTCTGATCGTTGGTCTTTTGGCTTTAGCCTATTCTGCTTGGGGTGGGCTGAGTGCAGCTTTGAAAACCGACGTGATGCAGATGTCTCTTTTCTTGGTGGTTTTCGCCGCAGCATTCTTAGCGTTGGTGCTGAGCCCAGGCTTTAGCCTTGGTGCAGTACTCACCGCAGAAGGTGCGTCAGGCCAGTATAATGGTTGGATCCTGCTTCTGGTCGCCTTACTGCAAGTCTTTTCCTATCCAGTGCATGACCCGGTCATGATGGATCGAGGTTTCATTGCAGATGAAGATACTACGCGTAAAAGCTTCATTCACGCCTTCTGGATTTCTGCGCTCTGCATAATCGCCTTTGGTTTCTTTGGCATTCAGGCCGCCTTGGAGGGCGCTGACTACGAAGGCGAGCTGATCGGCACTTGGGCGACCATCTTGCCGGCATGGGTCTTTGTTCTGCTCTTGGTATCTTTGCTGGTCTCTGCACTTTCAACGCTGGACAGCGCTTTGTCCTCTGCAGCACGACTGGTGGTTGAAGAACTACGCCTTGCGCCCAAAACCTTGAATGGTGGCCGTATGGCGATGGTTGTCTTTGCTGTGGCAGGCGGTGCGTTGACGCTTTGGGGCAACCAATCGCTCTTTGATGCTGTTGCTGTTTCCGGCACTGCAAGCATGTTCCTGACGCCAGTGATTGTCGCGGCTCTGCTTGGCAATCGTATAGTGCCGCAATGGGCTTATCTCGTAAGCTTCGCGGTTGCGATGCTGGGCGCTGTTGCTTACTTCCTGCGTGGCAATGAACTTGTTGCTGCGATCCTGGTGGAGGGTCACAAATACGAACAGCTCCTGCAGATCTGTGTTGTCGTTCTGGTGATCGGTTTTGGCGCGGTTCTTCTAGGATCTCGCAGGGTTGATGCCCAATAAGGGGACTGCTACACCCATGCAAAACCCGATGATTTTCATCGGGCAATGCATGAGGCCCACGTGAGCGCAGACCCCGTTTTAAAAACGCCCCCTCGGCTGGAAGTCCGAAATCTATTTCGCAGCTTTGGCGCTCGAAACGTTGTGGATGGGGTCTCGCTTAGCATCGAACCGGGACAGGTGACCTGCCTTTTGGGGCCATCAGGCTGCGGAAAATCTACAACTTTGCGCATGATTGCTGGCGTGGATATGCAAAGCCGTGGCGAAATTTACGTTGATGGCAACCTCATCTGCGACACTGTTTTTCGCATCCCTCCTGAGCGTCGCCAAATTGGTCTGATGTTCCAAGACTTCGCGCTTTTCCCGCACATGAGTGTTGCAGACAATGTGGCATTCGGTTTGAAAGATGGTGCTGAAAACAAACGAAAGCGTGTGGAAGAACTGCTTGAAAAGGTGGGGCTTTCTTGGGCGATCGACGAGTCGTCGCATCACCTTTCGGGCGGTGAACAGCAGCGTGTTGCACTTGCCAGAGCCTTGGCTCCAAGGCCGCGTATCATGCTGATGGATGAGCCGTTCTCGGGGCTTGATAACCGATTGCGCGATGGCATTCGCGATGAGACTTTGGCGCTGCTCAAAGAGGAGGACACTGCTGTTCTTCTTGTGACTCACGAGCCAGAAGAAGCGTTGCGTATGGCAGATGAAATTGCATTGATGCGCAACGGTAAGATCGTGCAGCAGGGGTCGCCTTACAATATCTACCATGCTCCGGTTGACCGTGATGCGATGGCATTTTTCAGCGACATCAATATTATCTGTGGGCGCAGTAATGGGGCGATGACGCAGACCCTGTTTGGCGAATTTCTGACACCGGGAATCGCTGAGGGAACTGACGTTGAAATCGCCATTCGCCCACAGCATTTGCACTTGGATTTCTATCGCGATGGGTCCGGAATGAATCCGACAGAAGCCTTTGGTCAGGCTGCCGTTGGTAAAGTAGAACGGGCCCGTTTTATGGGAACCGAGAGCTTGCTAGAAATGCGCATGGAAGCAGATGGCACCTTGCTGAAAGCGACGGTGCCAAATGTGCTCCTGCCGCCGATTGGTACGCGATTCATGCTCTCATTCAGGCGCAATCGATGTTTTGTATTCCCAGTGAAATCACAGTAGCGGAAGCCAATTAGGCCTGCGTGAACACGCCGTGTTTGCCGCCGAAGAAAGCCAGCCCATCACCTTCGCGCATCTCTGCGCGAATGACTTCACCAAGAATGATGCGGTGATCGCCGCCTTCAAATTTGGCTGACTGTTTACACTCAAAACGTGCCAGTGTGTTGCGTAGCAAAGGCACGCCTTCAGCGCTGATATCGTGCTCGATATCTTTCAGCGCAAATGCATCTTTTGCAAAGCCCCAGCAGAGCGCTTCCTGATCAGCACCCAGCACATGAATGGCGTAGTGCTGAGCCGTATCAAAATAGGGGAAGCGACGAGAGGTTTTGCTGGGCGACCAGAGCACCATCGGCGGATCAAGCGACACAGAGGTAAAGCTATTGGCCGTGATGCCAACAGGGCCGTCCTCGGACATCGCTGTAACAACGGTCACGCCGGTAGCGAAACGCCCGAAGGCGTCGCGCAGAAGGCGGGTGTTGTCTGCGTCAGGTGCGAAACTGGTCACAGGTGCATTCATCACGGAACTTCCTTACCCAATGCTGCCTCGTAGAGCCGGTACCAGCTCTCGCGGTCAAGTTGCACTTTCAATGCGTCAGAAATACGACCGATCCGGTCCAAGTTATTGGTGCCCATCACAGGTAGTATTTTTGCTGGATGAGCCAAGAGGAAAGCGACAGCAACA carries:
- a CDS encoding sodium:proline symporter, giving the protein MQATAVIAIFAFIILASLYVAPRRASIEGFFSGSGAEGRAPGLWTLVLSQVTTWIFARSLMNAAILGFFYGIAGVLAYAAYYGSFLTGGFIIGRMRAKGARSVQDWLTDQFGSVGTGCYNLVIALRLLSEVFANLIVVGLIFSAALPGVGFAEVGSILIVGLLALAYSAWGGLSAALKTDVMQMSLFLVVFAAAFLALVLSPGFSLGAVLTAEGASGQYNGWILLLVALLQVFSYPVHDPVMMDRGFIADEDTTRKSFIHAFWISALCIIAFGFFGIQAALEGADYEGELIGTWATILPAWVFVLLLVSLLVSALSTLDSALSSAARLVVEELRLAPKTLNGGRMAMVVFAVAGGALTLWGNQSLFDAVAVSGTASMFLTPVIVAALLGNRIVPQWAYLVSFAVAMLGAVAYFLRGNELVAAILVEGHKYEQLLQICVVVLVIGFGAVLLGSRRVDAQ
- a CDS encoding ABC transporter ATP-binding protein; translated protein: MSADPVLKTPPRLEVRNLFRSFGARNVVDGVSLSIEPGQVTCLLGPSGCGKSTTLRMIAGVDMQSRGEIYVDGNLICDTVFRIPPERRQIGLMFQDFALFPHMSVADNVAFGLKDGAENKRKRVEELLEKVGLSWAIDESSHHLSGGEQQRVALARALAPRPRIMLMDEPFSGLDNRLRDGIRDETLALLKEEDTAVLLVTHEPEEALRMADEIALMRNGKIVQQGSPYNIYHAPVDRDAMAFFSDINIICGRSNGAMTQTLFGEFLTPGIAEGTDVEIAIRPQHLHLDFYRDGSGMNPTEAFGQAAVGKVERARFMGTESLLEMRMEADGTLLKATVPNVLLPPIGTRFMLSFRRNRCFVFPVKSQ
- a CDS encoding flavin reductase family protein translates to MNAPVTSFAPDADNTRLLRDAFGRFATGVTVVTAMSEDGPVGITANSFTSVSLDPPMVLWSPSKTSRRFPYFDTAQHYAIHVLGADQEALCWGFAKDAFALKDIEHDISAEGVPLLRNTLARFECKQSAKFEGGDHRIILGEVIRAEMREGDGLAFFGGKHGVFTQA